A stretch of Corynebacterium timonense DNA encodes these proteins:
- the ctaD gene encoding cytochrome c oxidase subunit I, whose amino-acid sequence MTAVAPRLDNYVPPTRPEPTGNARKGSKLYNLLTTTDHKTLGIYYIIMSFVWFFVGGLMALLIRAELFSPGLQFLSNEQFNQLFTLHGTVMLLAFGTPVVWGYANFVLPLQIGAPDVSFPRLNAFGFWITQVGVLAMLAGFLTPGGAADFGWTMYMPLADATHTPSVSANLWIIGVGATGIGTVASAINMITTVLTLRAPGMTMFRMPVFTWTVFVTSIIALMIFPLLLAAALGVLYDRLLGAHIYDTANGGAILWQHLFWFFGHPEVYVLALPFFGMISEIIPVFSRKPIFGYIGLVFATLAIAGLSMAVWAHHMFATGAVLLPFFSFMTFLISVPTGVKFFNWVGTMWNGHLTFETPMLWAMGFLFTFLFGGLTGIMLAAPPLDFHLHDSYFVVAHFHYTLFGTVVFSAIAGVYFWFPKMTGRMLDERLGKIHFWFTFIGFNVTFLVQHWLGNMGMPRRYADYLDSDGFTLLNQVSTVGSFILAVGMLPFIWNVFKSWRYGEIVTVDDPWGYGNSLEWATSCPPPRHNFTSLPRIRSERPAFELHYPHMVERLRREAHAGHSADTPATWKGESHEFDSSGNRTEAESNAQDLRG is encoded by the coding sequence ATGACCGCTGTGGCGCCTAGGTTGGACAATTACGTCCCGCCGACACGTCCGGAGCCGACGGGCAACGCCCGCAAAGGCTCCAAACTTTACAATCTGCTGACCACGACTGACCACAAGACGCTGGGCATTTACTACATCATCATGTCCTTCGTCTGGTTCTTCGTTGGTGGCCTGATGGCCCTGCTGATCCGCGCCGAGCTGTTCAGCCCGGGCCTGCAATTTTTGTCCAACGAGCAGTTCAACCAGCTGTTCACCTTGCACGGCACCGTCATGCTGCTGGCGTTCGGCACGCCAGTGGTGTGGGGCTACGCCAACTTCGTCCTGCCGCTGCAGATCGGCGCGCCCGATGTGTCCTTCCCCCGCCTGAACGCCTTTGGCTTCTGGATCACCCAGGTGGGCGTGCTCGCGATGCTCGCCGGCTTCCTCACCCCGGGTGGTGCCGCCGACTTCGGGTGGACGATGTACATGCCGCTGGCGGACGCCACGCACACGCCGTCCGTCTCGGCGAACCTGTGGATCATCGGTGTGGGTGCGACCGGTATCGGCACCGTCGCCTCCGCGATCAACATGATCACCACCGTGCTGACGCTGCGCGCCCCAGGCATGACCATGTTCCGCATGCCGGTGTTCACGTGGACCGTCTTCGTCACGTCGATCATCGCCCTGATGATCTTCCCGCTGCTGCTCGCCGCGGCGCTCGGCGTCCTCTACGACCGCCTGCTCGGCGCCCACATCTACGACACCGCGAACGGCGGCGCGATCCTGTGGCAGCACCTGTTCTGGTTCTTTGGCCACCCTGAGGTCTACGTCCTCGCACTGCCGTTCTTTGGCATGATCTCGGAGATCATCCCGGTGTTCTCCCGCAAGCCGATCTTCGGCTACATCGGCCTCGTCTTCGCCACCCTGGCGATCGCCGGCCTGTCCATGGCGGTGTGGGCGCACCACATGTTCGCCACCGGCGCAGTCCTGCTGCCGTTCTTCTCCTTCATGACCTTCCTTATCTCCGTGCCGACCGGCGTGAAGTTCTTCAACTGGGTGGGCACGATGTGGAACGGCCACCTCACCTTCGAGACCCCGATGCTGTGGGCGATGGGCTTCCTGTTCACCTTCCTCTTCGGCGGCCTCACCGGCATCATGCTGGCCGCCCCGCCGCTGGACTTCCACCTGCACGACTCCTACTTCGTGGTCGCGCACTTCCACTACACGCTCTTCGGCACCGTGGTGTTCTCCGCAATCGCCGGCGTGTACTTCTGGTTCCCGAAGATGACGGGCCGCATGCTCGACGAGCGCCTAGGCAAGATCCACTTCTGGTTCACGTTTATCGGCTTTAACGTCACCTTCTTGGTCCAGCACTGGCTGGGCAACATGGGCATGCCGCGCCGCTACGCCGACTACCTCGACAGCGACGGCTTCACCCTGCTCAACCAGGTGTCCACCGTCGGGTCGTTCATCCTGGCCGTCGGCATGCTGCCGTTCATCTGGAACGTGTTCAAGTCCTGGCGCTACGGCGAGATCGTCACCGTCGACGACCCCTGGGGCTACGGCAACTCCCTCGAGTGGGCGACCTCCTGCCCGCCGCCGCGCCACAACTTCACGTCGCTGCCCCGCATCCGGTCCGAGCGCCCGGCCTTCGAGCTGCACTACCCGCACATGGTCGAGCGCCTGCGCCGCGAGGCGCACGCCGGTCACTCGGCGGACACCCCGGCGACGTGGAAGGGCGAGTCCCATGAGTTCGACTCCTCCGGCAACCGCACGGAGGCCGAGAGCAACGCGCAGGACCTGCGCGGCTAG
- the nrdF gene encoding class 1b ribonucleoside-diphosphate reductase subunit beta, whose translation MEHEEHEYDPFLASHPGPARAINWNDIPDEKDLEVWDRLTGNFWLPEKIPVSNDIPSWKTLTADEKLSTMRVFANLTLLDTIQGTVGAVSLLPDAMTLHEEAVYTNIAFMESVHAKSYSNIFMTLASTPEINDAFRWTEENAEVQRKAKIIESYYRGDDPLKKKVASTLLESFLFYSGFYLPLNWAVRSKLTNTADIIRLIIRDEAVHGYYIGYKYQVNLRRETQQRKDELKEYTFDLLYDLYENEIQYTEDIYDPLGWTEDVKRFLRYNANKALNNLGYEGLFPADETRVSPAILASLSPNADENHDFFSGSGSSYVIGKAEDTQDDDWDF comes from the coding sequence ATTGAGCACGAAGAGCACGAATACGACCCCTTCCTCGCCTCCCACCCTGGCCCCGCCAGGGCTATCAATTGGAACGATATCCCTGATGAGAAGGACCTCGAGGTCTGGGACAGGCTGACCGGCAATTTCTGGTTGCCCGAGAAAATCCCAGTGTCGAACGACATCCCGAGCTGGAAGACGCTCACCGCGGACGAGAAGCTCTCGACCATGCGTGTCTTTGCCAACCTCACGCTCTTGGACACGATTCAGGGCACCGTGGGTGCGGTGTCGCTGCTGCCGGACGCGATGACCCTGCACGAGGAGGCCGTGTACACCAACATCGCTTTCATGGAGTCCGTGCACGCGAAGAGCTACTCCAACATCTTCATGACGCTCGCCTCGACGCCCGAGATTAACGACGCCTTCCGCTGGACCGAAGAAAACGCGGAGGTGCAGCGCAAGGCGAAGATCATCGAGAGCTACTACCGTGGCGACGACCCGCTGAAGAAGAAGGTCGCGTCCACACTGTTGGAGTCGTTCCTCTTCTACTCCGGCTTTTACTTGCCTCTGAACTGGGCCGTGCGTTCCAAGCTCACCAACACCGCCGACATTATTCGGCTGATCATCCGCGACGAGGCGGTGCACGGCTACTACATCGGGTACAAGTACCAGGTGAACCTTCGCCGCGAGACGCAGCAGCGCAAGGACGAGCTGAAGGAATACACCTTCGACCTGCTCTACGACCTGTACGAGAACGAGATTCAGTACACCGAGGACATCTACGACCCGCTCGGCTGGACGGAGGACGTGAAGCGCTTCCTGCGCTACAACGCCAACAAGGCGCTCAACAACCTCGGCTACGAAGGTCTCTTCCCGGCCGACGAGACGAGGGTGTCGCCCGCGATCCTGGCGTCCCTGTCGCCGAACGCGGACGAAAACCACGACTTCTTTTCCGGGTCGGGCTCCTCCTACGTCATCGGCAAGGCCGAGGACACCCAGGACGACGACTGGGATTTCTAG
- a CDS encoding DUF2017 domain-containing protein — protein sequence MQPWRRKKGLMRSNAKFSTRFDPLEREVIGNLTATVSEALIGRAQSAPKDELAEMVGLTSGHSEAPADPKLRRLLPDFQREGDEEFDGDAGLLRSLHENDIIKAKLMNLQVVNEALGPTGGVDVTIEEDDAHCFLAAINDMRLYVSEDDEGGEAAQQDREQLIEWLAFCQESLLEAMMG from the coding sequence ATGCAACCGTGGCGCCGTAAGAAAGGCCTCATGCGCTCGAACGCAAAGTTCTCGACGCGCTTCGACCCGCTCGAGCGGGAGGTGATTGGCAACCTCACCGCGACCGTCTCGGAGGCGCTGATCGGCCGCGCCCAGTCCGCGCCGAAAGACGAGCTCGCCGAGATGGTGGGCCTCACCTCCGGCCACTCCGAGGCGCCCGCGGATCCGAAGCTGCGCCGCCTTCTCCCCGACTTCCAACGCGAGGGCGACGAGGAGTTCGACGGTGACGCGGGCCTACTGCGCAGCCTGCACGAAAACGACATCATCAAGGCGAAGTTGATGAACCTGCAGGTGGTCAACGAGGCACTCGGCCCCACGGGCGGCGTCGACGTGACGATCGAGGAGGACGACGCGCACTGCTTCCTCGCCGCCATCAACGATATGCGCCTGTACGTCTCCGAGGACGACGAGGGCGGAGAGGCCGCGCAGCAGGACCGCGAGCAGTTGATCGAGTGGCTCGCCTTCTGCCAGGAGTCCCTACTGGAGGCGATGATGGGCTGA
- a CDS encoding aminoacyl-tRNA hydrolase: MDTLAAAHELLVTRLSAERSGPREDPADPSTVQAMQLVINLPKQDPPTRSAVLGDAAVGVVTLCLDPRAGEEGFWRDALERWYSHRIRKVARRGRNKAWADVQSLPGVTVGSVRAFVPSAVGEVPKELRKLQVKGTELEPSGPLRVSAALPTLYMNADLHMSAGKAAAQAGHASMLMAAALPLERVRDWQGSGYGVNVVEAPAAELERRSEQAGAVVVRDAGFTEVAPGSVTAVAVPGASAEPRGAAAPRG, encoded by the coding sequence ATGGATACGCTTGCCGCGGCCCACGAGCTTCTGGTCACGCGCCTTTCCGCCGAGCGCAGCGGGCCCAGAGAAGACCCGGCGGACCCCTCGACGGTGCAGGCGATGCAGCTGGTGATCAACCTGCCCAAACAGGACCCGCCGACGCGGTCGGCGGTGCTGGGTGACGCCGCGGTGGGCGTCGTCACGCTGTGCCTCGACCCGCGGGCGGGCGAGGAGGGCTTCTGGCGCGACGCGCTCGAGCGCTGGTACTCGCACCGCATCCGCAAGGTCGCGCGGCGCGGCCGCAATAAGGCGTGGGCTGACGTGCAGTCGCTGCCCGGGGTGACCGTGGGCAGCGTGCGCGCCTTCGTGCCCTCGGCGGTGGGCGAGGTGCCGAAGGAACTGAGAAAGCTGCAGGTCAAGGGCACGGAGCTTGAGCCTTCGGGGCCGTTGCGCGTCAGCGCCGCCCTGCCCACCCTCTACATGAACGCCGACCTGCACATGAGCGCCGGCAAGGCGGCCGCGCAGGCTGGCCACGCCTCGATGCTGATGGCGGCGGCACTTCCGCTGGAGCGGGTGCGCGACTGGCAGGGGAGCGGCTACGGCGTCAACGTCGTCGAGGCGCCCGCCGCGGAGCTGGAACGCCGGAGCGAGCAGGCGGGGGCCGTGGTGGTGCGCGACGCGGGGTTTACCGAGGTCGCGCCCGGGTCGGTGACCGCGGTGGCGGTGCCGGGCGCTAGCGCGGAGCCACGAGGCGCCGCAGCGCCCCGCGGATGA
- a CDS encoding nicotinate phosphoribosyltransferase, giving the protein MTNPTSHSHASTAFLTDMYELTMLDAALQDGTAQRQCSFEVFSRKLPGERRYGVVAGTARILEALSRFRFTREQLEAADFLSDTAKDYLSNYSFSGHIDGYREGELYFPYSPIMTVRGTFAECVILETIILSILNSDSAVASAASRMVTAADGRPIMEMGSRRTNESAAVSAARAAYIAGFDTTSNMEAATRYGIPPAGTAAHAWMLLHVDEDGTPDEKAAFRAQVDSLGPGTTLLVDTFDITQGVANALEAAGTELGAVRIDSGDLGIVSRRVRSQLDQAGAYNTKIIVSSDLDEFAIAGLRGDPVDGFGVGTSVVTGSGSPTAGMVYKLVEVEGHPVAKRSSGKITYGGTKSALRAYRSSGVAVSELVCPFDSQITQRPGLEYRRMDIPLMRDGAVVEGLGGLDAAREHLAEARTTLPWEGLALSRDEPAIATHFVGFPEPED; this is encoded by the coding sequence ATGACGAATCCCACCTCACACTCGCACGCCTCCACCGCCTTCCTCACAGATATGTACGAGCTGACCATGCTCGACGCGGCGTTGCAGGACGGCACCGCGCAGCGCCAGTGCTCCTTTGAAGTGTTTTCGCGCAAACTGCCCGGCGAGCGGCGCTACGGCGTTGTCGCGGGTACCGCGCGCATCCTCGAGGCGCTCTCACGCTTCCGCTTTACCCGGGAGCAGCTCGAGGCCGCCGACTTCCTCTCCGACACGGCGAAGGATTACCTTTCCAACTACTCGTTTTCCGGGCACATCGACGGCTACCGGGAGGGCGAGCTGTATTTCCCCTACTCCCCGATCATGACGGTGCGCGGCACCTTCGCCGAATGCGTGATCCTGGAAACGATCATCCTGTCGATCCTTAACTCCGACTCCGCGGTCGCCTCCGCCGCCTCGCGCATGGTCACCGCCGCGGACGGGCGCCCGATCATGGAGATGGGCTCGCGCCGCACCAACGAAAGCGCCGCGGTTTCCGCCGCCCGAGCGGCCTACATCGCCGGCTTCGACACCACCTCCAACATGGAGGCGGCGACGCGCTACGGCATCCCGCCCGCCGGCACGGCGGCGCACGCCTGGATGCTCCTCCACGTCGACGAGGACGGGACGCCCGACGAGAAGGCCGCCTTCCGCGCCCAGGTTGACTCCCTCGGCCCGGGCACGACGCTGCTGGTGGACACCTTCGACATCACCCAGGGGGTGGCCAACGCCCTCGAGGCCGCAGGAACCGAGCTCGGCGCCGTGCGCATCGACTCAGGCGACCTCGGCATCGTCTCCCGACGGGTGCGCAGCCAGCTCGACCAGGCGGGCGCCTACAACACCAAGATCATCGTCTCCTCCGACCTCGACGAGTTCGCCATCGCGGGGCTGCGCGGCGACCCCGTCGACGGCTTCGGCGTCGGCACCTCGGTGGTGACCGGCTCCGGCTCGCCGACCGCGGGGATGGTGTACAAGCTCGTCGAGGTGGAGGGGCACCCCGTCGCTAAGCGCTCAAGCGGCAAAATCACCTACGGCGGCACGAAGAGCGCGCTGCGCGCGTACCGCAGCTCGGGCGTGGCCGTCAGCGAGCTCGTCTGCCCGTTCGATTCTCAGATCACGCAGCGGCCCGGCCTCGAGTACCGGCGAATGGACATCCCCCTCATGCGCGACGGCGCGGTCGTCGAGGGCCTCGGCGGCCTCGACGCCGCTCGCGAGCACCTCGCCGAGGCGCGCACCACGCTGCCATGGGAGGGTCTGGCGCTCTCGCGCGACGAACCGGCCATCGCCACCCATTTCGTGGGCTTCCCGGAGCCGGAGGACTAA
- a CDS encoding P1 family peptidase, with protein sequence MAKSEKGLARVPGVLLGHRSMGDTGVTAVVASDPAGMLAAVDVRGGGPGTRETDLLAPHNTVQRVHAVLLAGGSAFGLAAADGAMRELERLGRGFPVFGEDAPGPRVPIVPAAVIFDLVVGSPAHRPGVEDGAAAVAAAFAAEEHHHESGNVGAGCGATAGVLRGGYGEAAREVDGHVVAAGVVANPVGNVVDEGTGLLYGDSTRPAVDRAEFARLEYLAPQLNTTIGVIATDAALPPAQLQRLAVSGHDGIARAVKPAHGPLDGDTLFAVSTAGEVGAGVGVEKLAALCHAAAEVVEEAIVDAVVSAQSGYGLTTWSELAH encoded by the coding sequence ATGGCGAAAAGCGAAAAAGGGCTGGCGCGCGTCCCGGGGGTCCTCCTCGGCCACCGCAGCATGGGAGACACGGGCGTCACCGCCGTCGTCGCGAGCGACCCGGCCGGCATGCTCGCCGCCGTCGACGTTCGCGGCGGCGGGCCCGGGACGAGGGAGACGGACCTGCTCGCCCCGCATAACACGGTACAGCGCGTGCACGCCGTGCTGCTCGCCGGCGGATCGGCCTTCGGGTTGGCCGCTGCCGACGGCGCGATGCGCGAGCTCGAGCGCCTCGGGCGGGGGTTTCCCGTCTTCGGCGAGGACGCCCCGGGCCCGAGGGTGCCCATCGTCCCCGCGGCCGTCATTTTCGATCTTGTCGTCGGCTCGCCCGCGCACCGCCCCGGCGTCGAGGACGGGGCGGCCGCCGTGGCGGCGGCGTTTGCGGCGGAGGAGCACCACCACGAATCCGGAAACGTGGGAGCGGGTTGCGGGGCGACCGCGGGCGTGTTGCGCGGCGGCTACGGCGAGGCGGCGCGCGAGGTCGACGGCCACGTCGTTGCCGCGGGCGTGGTGGCGAACCCCGTGGGCAACGTCGTCGACGAGGGCACGGGCCTGCTCTACGGCGATAGCACGCGCCCGGCTGTCGACCGCGCGGAGTTCGCCCGCCTGGAGTACCTCGCGCCGCAGCTCAACACCACCATCGGGGTGATCGCTACCGACGCTGCGCTGCCGCCGGCGCAGCTGCAACGCCTCGCCGTGTCCGGCCACGACGGGATCGCGCGCGCCGTCAAGCCGGCGCACGGGCCCCTCGACGGGGACACGCTGTTCGCCGTATCGACGGCCGGTGAGGTGGGCGCTGGGGTGGGCGTCGAAAAGCTAGCTGCGCTGTGCCATGCGGCGGCTGAGGTCGTCGAGGAAGCGATCGTCGACGCGGTCGTGAGCGCCCAGTCGGGCTACGGGCTGACGACGTGGAGTGAGCTCGCCCACTAA
- a CDS encoding FadR/GntR family transcriptional regulator: MDQLGQEIVSGRIGEDETFTLLDLSTRFNISRTVAREVMRALEQLGLVTSSRRVGIRVLPESEWAVFDQAVIKWRWSASNQRSRQLFELNQLRYAVEPLAAGIATRNATVEQSRELTELAEKMEELAARPDSDTDLVRSMYLDLDKRFHTLVLEASGNRMFAALAASVLTQLEARTVYGDLPVIPSHASREAHAEVAHAIVAGDREAAERASRTVMHDFEDTIFGGWPAGRR, translated from the coding sequence TTGGACCAGCTTGGGCAGGAAATTGTCTCCGGCCGGATTGGGGAGGACGAAACGTTCACTCTCCTCGACCTGTCCACTCGCTTTAACATCTCCCGCACGGTGGCGCGGGAGGTCATGCGGGCCCTGGAGCAGCTCGGTCTCGTCACTTCCTCGCGCCGCGTGGGTATCCGGGTGCTGCCGGAAAGCGAGTGGGCTGTGTTCGACCAGGCGGTGATCAAATGGCGCTGGTCGGCGAGCAACCAGCGTTCGCGCCAGCTGTTCGAGCTCAATCAGCTACGGTACGCAGTCGAACCGCTGGCGGCGGGCATCGCGACCCGCAACGCCACGGTGGAGCAGTCCCGGGAGCTGACGGAGCTTGCGGAGAAGATGGAGGAGCTGGCTGCCCGCCCGGACTCCGACACCGACCTCGTCCGCTCCATGTACCTTGACCTCGACAAGCGCTTCCACACGCTCGTCCTCGAGGCCTCAGGCAACCGGATGTTCGCCGCGCTGGCGGCGTCGGTCCTGACCCAGCTCGAAGCGCGCACCGTCTACGGGGACCTACCGGTGATCCCCTCCCACGCCTCTCGCGAGGCACACGCCGAGGTCGCCCACGCGATTGTCGCCGGCGACCGCGAAGCTGCGGAGCGGGCGTCGCGCACGGTCATGCACGACTTCGAAGACACGATCTTCGGGGGATGGCCCGCGGGGCGTCGCTAA
- the clpS gene encoding ATP-dependent Clp protease adapter ClpS, whose product MGSSTATPDLDEQIEVDVAVAENLPWMCIVWDDPVNLMSYVAYVFQTVLGYDRKRANELMMQVHTEGKAVVSSGEKDKVEGDVKKLHTAGLWATMQQAG is encoded by the coding sequence ATGGGCTCCTCGACGGCGACGCCTGACCTCGACGAACAGATCGAGGTCGACGTCGCTGTCGCTGAGAACCTGCCGTGGATGTGCATCGTGTGGGACGACCCCGTCAACCTCATGAGCTACGTCGCCTACGTTTTCCAAACCGTGCTGGGCTACGACCGCAAGCGCGCCAACGAGCTCATGATGCAGGTCCACACCGAGGGCAAGGCCGTCGTCTCCTCGGGCGAGAAGGACAAGGTCGAGGGCGACGTGAAAAAGCTGCACACGGCTGGATTGTGGGCCACGATGCAGCAGGCAGGCTAA
- a CDS encoding ATP-dependent DNA helicase, producing MSEQPLSISTSDLLAAAVDSLGGTERPGQVAMANAVTEAMDAERHLAVQAGTGTGKSLAYLVPAIRHAQATDSPVVVSTATIALQRQLVERDLPRLADALEPLLERRPTFAIQKGRNNYVCLHKISAPEDTPEALIEEDDISWLGRHVARVNEWAQETATGDRDDLDPGVPDLAWRQVSVTSTECLGATRCPHGEECFAELARERTRGVDIVVTNHALLAIDALSDTDVLPSHSVTVIDEAHELDGRITSVATSEISARALTLASRRADKLGATKGALEGVIDDFTAAIDLEEPGRWENISDSARTGFVAVRDALWRTRDAIATGPDGEATDHPEAFAERENLKNHLEDLHDAVVRILEVFDEEDPAKHTDVVWLTRSERHGDSVAVAPLSVAALLRERLFSEQTVVLTSATLSIGGNFNAMAAAWGLPDGTWDSLDAGTPFNPRRSGILYTARHLPAPGRDGLAAQTLDEIAELITAAGGRTLGLFSSRRAAEEAAEAMKKRLPFTVLVQGEDSTGALVDKFAASENVCLFGTLTLWQGVDVPGPSLSLVIIDRIPFPRPDDPLLQARAAAADAAGRSGFMEVSATHAALLMAQGAGRLLRSVDDKGVVAVLDNRLVTKRYGSFLRRSLPDFWQTTDPEVIRGALRRLVAPR from the coding sequence GTGAGTGAGCAGCCCCTCAGCATCAGCACGTCCGACCTCTTGGCGGCCGCCGTCGACTCCCTCGGCGGCACCGAACGCCCGGGCCAGGTGGCCATGGCCAACGCGGTCACGGAGGCGATGGACGCGGAGCGGCACCTCGCGGTCCAGGCGGGCACCGGCACCGGCAAATCCCTCGCCTACCTCGTCCCCGCCATCCGCCACGCCCAGGCCACCGACTCCCCCGTCGTCGTGTCCACGGCCACGATCGCGCTGCAGCGCCAGCTCGTCGAGCGCGACCTGCCGCGGCTTGCCGACGCCCTCGAGCCGCTCCTCGAGCGCCGCCCGACGTTTGCCATCCAAAAGGGACGCAACAACTACGTCTGCCTGCACAAAATCTCCGCGCCGGAGGATACCCCGGAGGCGCTCATCGAGGAGGACGACATCTCGTGGCTCGGCCGCCACGTCGCACGCGTCAACGAGTGGGCGCAGGAGACCGCGACGGGCGACCGCGACGACCTCGACCCCGGGGTGCCCGACCTGGCCTGGCGGCAGGTCTCTGTCACCTCCACCGAGTGCCTCGGCGCCACGCGCTGCCCGCACGGCGAGGAGTGCTTCGCCGAGCTCGCCCGCGAGCGCACCCGCGGCGTGGACATCGTGGTGACCAACCACGCGCTACTTGCCATCGACGCCCTGTCCGACACCGACGTCCTTCCCTCCCACTCCGTCACCGTCATCGACGAGGCGCACGAGCTCGACGGCCGCATCACCTCGGTGGCAACCAGCGAGATTTCGGCGCGAGCGCTGACTCTGGCGTCGAGACGCGCAGACAAGCTCGGGGCCACGAAGGGCGCGCTCGAGGGCGTCATCGACGACTTCACCGCCGCAATCGACCTCGAAGAGCCGGGGCGCTGGGAAAACATCTCGGACTCCGCGCGCACCGGATTCGTCGCCGTGCGCGACGCGCTGTGGCGCACCCGCGACGCCATCGCGACCGGCCCCGACGGCGAGGCCACCGACCACCCAGAAGCCTTCGCCGAGCGCGAAAACCTGAAGAACCACCTCGAAGACCTGCACGACGCCGTCGTGCGCATTCTCGAGGTTTTCGACGAGGAGGACCCCGCCAAACACACCGACGTGGTGTGGCTGACGCGCTCAGAGCGCCACGGCGACTCCGTGGCCGTGGCCCCTCTGTCAGTCGCCGCGCTGCTGCGCGAGCGCCTCTTTTCCGAGCAGACCGTCGTGCTCACCTCCGCCACGTTGAGCATCGGCGGCAACTTCAACGCCATGGCCGCCGCATGGGGCCTCCCCGACGGCACCTGGGATTCCCTTGATGCCGGCACACCTTTCAACCCGCGCCGCTCCGGCATCCTCTACACCGCCCGCCACCTGCCCGCCCCCGGCCGCGACGGGCTGGCTGCGCAGACGCTCGACGAAATCGCCGAGCTCATCACCGCCGCCGGCGGGCGCACCCTCGGCCTGTTTTCCTCGCGCCGCGCCGCCGAGGAGGCCGCCGAGGCGATGAAGAAGCGCCTGCCGTTTACGGTCTTGGTCCAGGGCGAAGACTCCACCGGCGCCCTCGTGGATAAGTTCGCCGCCAGCGAGAACGTCTGCCTTTTTGGCACCCTCACGCTCTGGCAAGGGGTCGACGTGCCGGGGCCCTCGCTCTCGCTCGTCATCATCGACAGGATCCCGTTCCCCCGCCCCGACGACCCGCTCTTGCAGGCGCGCGCCGCGGCCGCCGACGCAGCTGGGCGGAGCGGCTTCATGGAGGTCTCCGCCACCCACGCAGCCCTGCTCATGGCGCAGGGCGCCGGCCGCCTGCTGCGCTCCGTCGACGACAAGGGCGTCGTCGCCGTGCTCGACAACAGGCTGGTGACCAAGCGCTACGGCTCCTTCCTGCGCCGCTCACTGCCCGACTTCTGGCAGACCACCGACCCCGAAGTCATCCGCGGGGCGCTGCGGCGCCTCGTGGCTCCGCGCTAG
- a CDS encoding TetR/AcrR family transcriptional regulator, giving the protein MYTIFGSKHGLLRKTLEAVCRNAEEGAVTEDAKNLVVVALVEGAPDSQDLRGLTLRAHALCCGGDAHALGRHVLARAHGRAPSSGSHNEEES; this is encoded by the coding sequence TTGTACACGATTTTCGGCTCGAAGCACGGGCTGCTGCGGAAAACGCTGGAGGCGGTGTGCCGCAACGCCGAGGAGGGTGCTGTCACGGAGGATGCGAAAAACCTCGTGGTGGTCGCGCTCGTCGAGGGTGCGCCGGACAGTCAGGATCTGCGCGGGCTCACCCTGCGGGCGCACGCGTTGTGTTGTGGCGGCGATGCGCACGCCCTTGGGAGGCACGTGCTTGCGCGGGCGCACGGACGTGCACCTTCGTCCGGGAGTCATAACGAGGAGGAATCATGA